The following are encoded in a window of Salvelinus fontinalis isolate EN_2023a chromosome 40, ASM2944872v1, whole genome shotgun sequence genomic DNA:
- the LOC129839221 gene encoding GTPase IMAP family member 9-like, with protein MPATCSKDSTNMRIVLLGTPGSGKSATGNTILGREVFREETGSGRSVLGKREVEGRSITVIDTPVTLTEEQLNEEMRRCISLTSPGPHVFLLVIRLERFTQEDRNALSWIQKNFGEEALSYTMVLFTGREKLTRNQWEDFERTETTKQPISVCGGGHIVLNSKPEVHTTQVTELLRKIEEMVGRNGGGHYLEERCQEAQRKIREEQEREKRKEEINERKGKLERREEEVRRMEEELRKSLEGVKRIEEDLKERQKELQEKREEFKKVEKRTRQEEEDKLIEKEQQKREENLQKVKEEARKQENKVKEIEEDLKLAQEHVRKMAGEVNEIEEVMKRDEQRRSEQKVI; from the exons ATGCCGGCAACATGCAGCAAAG ATTCCACCAACATGAGGATTGTTCTGCTGGGTACGCCTGGATCAGGGAAGAGTGCAACAGGAAACACCATCCTGGGGAGAGAGGTGTTTAGAGAAGAGACTGGATCAGGGAGGAGTGTGttggggaagagagaggtggaggggaggagcaTCACTGTGATTGACACTCCAGTAACACTGACTGAAGAACAACTGAATGAGGAAATGAGAAGGTGCATCTCTCTCACTTCTCCGGGCCCCCACGTGTTCCTTCTGGTTATCAGGCTGGAGAGATTCACACAGGAAGACAGGAATGCTTTGTCATGGATCCAGAAAAACTTTGGCGAGGAGGCCTTGAGTTACACCATGGTCTTATTCACCGGAAGAGAAAAACTAACCAGGAACCAATGGGAGGACTTTGAGAGGACTGAAACAACTAAACAACcaatcagtgtgtgtgggggagggcaTATTGTCCTCAACAGTAAGCCAGAGGTCCACACCACTCAGGTCACAGAGCTGCTGAGGAAGATAGAAGAGATGgtggggaggaatggaggaggtcacTACCTCGAGGAGAGGTGCCAGGAGGCTCAGAGAAAgatcagagaggagcaggagagggagaagagaaaggaggagataAATGAGAGGAAGGGGAaattagagaggagagaagaagaggtgaggaggatggaggaggagttgAGGAAGTCACTGGAGGGGGTAAAGAGGATAGAAGAAGATttgaaggagagacagaaagagttacaagaaaagagagaggagtttAAGAAAGTGGAGAAGAGAACAAGACAAGAGGAGGAGGATAAATTGATAGAAAAGGAGCagcagaagagagaagagaatctTCAAAAGGTAAAGGAAGAGGCAAGGAAGCAAGAGAACAAAGTAAAGGAAATAGAGGAAGACTTGAAGCTAGCACAGGAACATGTGAGGAAGATGGCAGGAGAGGTGAATGAAATAGAGGAAGTGATgaagagagacgagcagaggagGAGTGAGCAGA AAGTTATTTAA
- the LOC129839224 gene encoding GTPase IMAP family member 9-like, protein MSDENGLLLPADLRIVLLGKTGAGKSSTGNTILGREGFPSKSSPNPVTEQCEKQSVVVDGKKIDVLDTSAIGDISLTETNLIGKIWKQFQRTDKVEIERCIKMSVPGPHVFLLVIRLDKYTEEQRKAVEYIQENFGKGASDFTMVLFTGADQLDNTTVEEFLKESKSLQTLVNSCGRRYHVFNNRERRDSTQVRELLRKIDNMVKFNGHYTNEMYLKAQKEIRNRQLLELGEQAAKEAIVVGCTTTVVGLGLILAPIKAVVGGIVIAGGAATAIAGGITKHVTKKKTNN, encoded by the coding sequence GTTTATTGCTTCCAGCTGATCTGAGGATAGTTCTGCTGGGGAAGACTGGAGCAGGGAAGAGTTCAACAGGAAACACCATCCTGGGGAGGGAGGGGTTTCCTTCTAAGTCAAGTCCAAATCCAGTGACTGAACAGTGTGAGAAACAAAGTGTAGTGGTGGATGGGAAGAAGATTGATGTCCTCGACACTTCTGCGATCGGTGACATATCACTTACAGAAACAAATTTGATTGGCAAAATATGGAAACAGTTTCAGAGAACAGATAAAGTAGAAATAGAGAGATGCATCAAGATGTCAGTCCCAGGACCCCATGTGTTCCTTCTGGTGATCAGACTGGATAAATACACAGAGGAGCAAAGAAAAGCTGTGGAGTACATCCAGGAGAACTTTGGAAAAGGGGCCTCAGACTTCACTATGGTATTATTCACTGGTGCAGATCAGCTGGATAACACAACAGTAGAGGAGTTTCTGAAGGAGAGTAAGAGTCTTCAGACACTGGTCAATAGCTGTGGAAGGAGATATCATGTCTTTAACAACAGAGAGCGGAGAGACAGTACCCAGGTCAGAGAGCTACTGAGGAAGATAGACAATATGGTGAAGTTCAACGGACACTACACCAATGAGATGTATTTGAAGGCTCAGAAAGAGATCAGGAACAGACAGTTGTTGGAGTTGGGTGAACAAGCAGCAAAAGAAGCTATAGTAGTTGGCTGCACAACCACAGTAGTAGGACTAGGTCTTATCTTAGCCCCAATAAAAGCTGTAGTTGGAGGGATAGTGATTGCAGGAGGAGCAGCAACAGCTATAGCAGGAGGGATAACTAAACATGTAACCAAGAAGAAAACCAATAATTAA